Proteins found in one Camelus bactrianus isolate YW-2024 breed Bactrian camel chromosome X, ASM4877302v1, whole genome shotgun sequence genomic segment:
- the LOC105081374 gene encoding melanoma-associated antigen B1: MPRGQKSKLRAREKRRQARSETQGLVGAQTTAEKIEEAPASPTPVSGGTPPGSPTAGTRQKPQGALATSSPDAGASRPRSAVGAKGQVKKSKNSSQASTSNESSRKDPLTGKVGMLMQFLLEKYNMKEPITKADMLKLVNKKYKGRFPEILRRAAERLELVFGLDLKEVKPSGHSYTLVSKLDLTDDGSLSGGCGLPKNGLLMPLLGMIFLNGNRASEEETWEFLNILGIYDGKQHLIFGEPRKLITEDLVREKYLVYRQMRNSNPPRYEFLWGPKARAETSKMKVLEFLAKVNDTVPTAFPTHYEEALKDEEERAQARAAARARAAAKAAARSKVKSRPAVPPAPSEV, translated from the coding sequence ATGCCTCGGGGTCAGAAGAGTAAGCTCCGTGCGCGTGAGAAACGCCGCCAGGCCCGGAGTGAGACCCAGGGTCTTGTGGGTGCTCAGACCACTGCAGAAAAGATAGAAGAGGCCCCAGCCTCCCCGACTCCTGTTTCTGGGGGTACTCCCCCGGGCTCTCCTACTGCTGGCACTCGCCAGAAGCCTCAGGGAGCCCTTGCCACTAGCTCTCCTGATGCAGGGGCTTCACGCCCAAGATCTGCCGTAGGTGCCAAGGGCCAagttaagaaaagtaaaaattcctCTCAGGCCTCAACCTCCAATGAGAGCTCTCGCAAAGATCCTCTAACCGGGAAGGTAGGAATGTTGATGCAATTCCTGCTAGAGAAGTATAACATGAAAGAGCCCATTACGAAGGCAGACATGCTGAAGCTTGTCAACAAAAAGTATAAGGGGCGCTTCCCTGAGATCCTTAGGAGAGCCGCTGAGCGCCTGGAGCTGGTCTTTGGCCTTGACTTGAAGGAAGTCAAGCCCAGTGGTCACTCCTATACCCTTGTCAGCAAGCTAGATCTCACCGATGATGGAAGTCTCAGCGGCGGCTGTGGACTTCCTAAAAACGGGCTTCTGATGCCTCTCCTGGGTATGATCTTCTTGAATGGCAACCGTGCCTCTGAGGAGGAGACCTGGGAATTCCTGAATATTTTGGGCATCTATGATGGGAAGCAGCATTTAATCTTTGGGGAGCCCAGGAAGCTTATCACAGAAGATTTGGTGAGGGAAAAGTACCTAGTGTATCGTCAGATGCGCAACAGTAATCCTCCTCGCTATGAGTTCCTGTGGGGCCCAAAAGCCCGCGCTGAAACCAGCAAGATGAAAGTCCTGGAGTTTTTGGCCAAGGTCAATGATACGGTCCCCACTGCCTTCCCAACCCATTATGAAGAAgctttgaaagatgaggaagagagagCCCAAGCCAGAGCCGCTGCCAGGGCTCGTGCTGCTGCCAAAGCCGCTGCACGTTCCAAGGTCAAGTCACGTCCAGCAGTTCCTCCCGCCCCTAGTGAGGTCTGA